The nucleotide window atcgggattaatcggtatcgaatcgaatcgtgacctgtgaatcgtgatacgaatcgaatcgtcaggtactaggcaattcacacccctaatgtgaactgtacaatttatttttgcagaagtttattttcatatgtatttgtctccccctggctgttgtgttttataTTACTGTtctttcaataaataataataataataataataataataataaaaaagttgtCACTTCCTGGTTCTCCACCAACCAGCCGCCACTTTACGATACATTAAAGGGACGTCTGGAATTAAAATAACGCATCGAACCATCAATAAGCTATAACCAAAAGTGCACACGGTACGTTAAAACAGTATAGTGATGAGTGTGCGCATGCGTATGTGTTTACTATTAATATAAAACGGGATATCCGTCCGCGATCTGATGTTATTTTGTTTCCCCCGCGCCTGCAATGTAAAACAGCCACCCTGAGCTGTGTTTGTCTGCGAATCGTGCTCAccaaatttaataaatgtattcAAACCTGCCCGAtaagttaattattattattttatttttttgtaaacacgCATTCAAAGTGGATAACTTGTGAACAGACCTCGAACGTGCAACACAAGCGCAGTAGGGAAATTGGCGTCCTGATGTCGCTCGTTTCCTTCGCTTGCTCGACACATTTGCTCCTCGCACGACGCCATCATTGTTTCTTACAGTGCAACTGTGATTTACAATTAGTCGATCCCTCATAAACTCTTCCAATAGTTTGCTATTTCAGACCCTAAGTACACATCTCTCCCAGTCCCAGCACGCCTCGCGTCAGCCGAAGCCTCGCGACCTTCCGCCTGTTCTTCTTCGAAGGCGGCAGCCATGTTGCAGCGGTGTAGAGAAGGTGCATCGCCCCCATCTTGCGTCGGTATAAAAGACTGCTCAAAAAAGTGCCACAAAGGAGACACGAATAAAATCTTTATTGCAAGAATACGAGTAGACAAAATGATCTTTTAAGATGGCTACATGGCCACTTGTGCAACtcacaataaatacataaataaacaaaaaaatagaacctcacaggaagtgttataaaaaataaaaaaaaacatttaacccACAAATGACAATTGGGTGTCCCTTGAGTCAGACACAAAATAAATATCACTATATCTTTTGACAAAAAATCTAATATGTAAATACAGTATTACATATTTGTTGTCATGTGGAGTCATCTCCTCGTTCACCAGAATTAAGACACCTTTAATACTATACtgcaaatgaaatgttttgaaaatattgaatgAAAACTTGCGACTTTATGTACACCCTGTGCACAGACTGCATTTACGTTTTCAGTCATTGCATCTTATATGTGTATATTTCATAAATACCTGGCATGACAGAAATGGCCCCAAAAGGTAAACAGGGAGATAGAcgctttgggttttttttccacacacatttattttccATTGTGTGTCCGCACGTGCGCATTCAAATTCTGCTTGTAGGAAAAGTTTTTACCACAAGCTGAGCATGCGTAAGGTTTCTCCCCCGTGTGCGTTGCTGTGtgtgcagtcaaggaggccTTGTGAGCAAATTTCTGGCCGCAAAATGAGCAGCCATAaggtttttctcccgtgtgcgttctcatgtgtCTGCTCATGTTGTCTTTGACGGCAAATCTTTTCCCGCAAACCGAGCACGTGAACGGATTTTCCAAGTGTGTTGTGCCGTGCGCGATCAAGCCGGCCTTTTGCGCGAAGCTTTCGCCGCAGACGGAGCAACTGAAGCGTTTTTCTCTCGCGTGTGTCCTCTCGTGTCTCGTCAAGTCATACTTGTGTGAAAATCTTTCGTTGCATACTGAGCAGCGgaaaggtttttctcccgtgtgaATCCGCATGTGTGCTTTCCAACGGTGTTTATAAGAAAAGTTTTTATTACAAAACGGGCAAGTGAAAAGTTTTTCTCCGGTGTGCGTTGCTGTGTGCGCAACCAAAGAGACCTTGTGACGGAATTTATCGCCACAAACGGAACAACTCAAGTTTTTTTCACCCGTGTGAGTCCTCATGTGTATGCCCATGTCAGACTTTTTCATGAGTCTTcggccacaaactgagcaggtgaAAGGTTGTTTGGGTGCGTGAGCGCTTGTGCGCGCTGGACGTGTTTTCTTGTGAAGCTTCGCCTCCTGTTTTGAGTGTTTCTCGTCACTTTTGGAGTCCGCGTCGCGCTTCAAGGGTCCATCTGTCTTGTGGCTGTGTGACAATAGAGTTAAAAGCGTGTCTGCTGGCGCTGCTCCGTGGCCGTCTCCACTCGGACCGGGCCGGTGAAGCCGTGACCGCTCGGGTGCTTCGTCTTCGCTCTTCACGACGACGACAGTCAGCGGCAAATGGCTGACgtccgcctcctcctcttcctctttaataTGGGAGGGCAGCGGATGCTCCTGCGGCTGATGAAGAATCTCTTGGCGACCAATCAGTTGATAGATACCTGCAGGAGTGGGGGGGAAGAGAGAAAAAGTAGAGGTTAGCTCACGCAAACTTCACCCACACATTCCATCTGACCCCATCCTCTAAATTGCCTCGACAGTAGAATCTCActtttccatcttttttttgcccacataaattttctctcatttgtcgaaaatgcttttaatttCTTGATATCCATTAGGgacgtaacaatatccaaacatcacgatacgatattatcacgatatgaaggtcaccatatgataattatcacgatattgtgggggggttggcgatagttaaaaaaaagatcacaatattgtaaaaaaaaaaaaaaaaagcacatactaaaaaaaaagcccaatattgtgcttttgtacataacagaaatgcaaataaaccacctacaatctctaataacaatattgaggcacttacttgctaatgcaagcacacattgatcgcttcacaagcaaattaggttccccttcatctgacaattagcatagatttaaaCATCGTATTATAAGTTCTATTATTTACATTAACTGTATCCACCAAATTCCTAAACACCCTCGCATTGAACCAGTGAGAGTACGTTTTACTTTCTTCCCTCATGAAAAATGTGTAGGCACCCGAGACATGAACAGACCTTGCATGTGCAACACGATCGGAGCCAAGAAAATGTCGTCGTGCCGCCGCCGCTCGTTTTGGTCACTCGCTTGACAAACTTGCTCCTCGAACGACGCCATCGTTTCTTCAAGAGATTTATCGAAGCTTTCAAATAATGTGCTGAATTCTTTTTAGCGACCACGCGTACACAAACTTGCACTTTTGTCCAAATGTCTCTCGTCGGCCATCCATACGATTACAAACTTCCGCTATTTTCTTCTTCGATGGTGGTTTTACGGCAGTTAACCATGCCGTCAcccggcagccatcttgcaaCGGTATTTTTTCCTCCTGCTGGTCAAACTGTCTTTTACTTTTTGCACCACGAACATAGAGACAGATGAACGTTTGTTTTTCACTTGTATCtttataaaactttttttttgagacAGCTTCGGTGTATgggctgttgaaaaaaaaaatatttttttactttgaataaattgattattatggcaacatttttcattcatgaATGCAAATTTGGGAATACTTTGCCAATCTTTATTGTTTTTCTGAAggaacttttttcttttaaggatTCATTACGATGCTGTAAATCTAAAAAGGCTGTATGGCTTTATAATGACATGATGATCTCCTTTATAGTACttgtgtattaaaaataaagattCAAGACGgcactaataaaaaaacaaaaaaacaatatcttATATCTTTATtgtataattttaaacaagttatACAAGGAACTTAAAGACACTTCACAAACACGTTATTAATACacacaaaagaacaaaacaattaAGCCAGGGGGATActtcaataaaaacattttttttaaaaagagccaCAGTTCTTATTGCTTTCTTGTTTGTAGATTTCAATATTGTATAAATGTTTGGTTTccaattcacaaactaaaaacaaaggtCTTGAATGACTAACTTTGGATTTGTGTATATGAaattttgccaaaataattgtcaaattaatcagaaaaatttttttgtttcgttcACTATCATCCTTACAGAAAccaaacagtacatttttttccagaaaagacaGAAATTAGAGTCAATATGATATCTTGCAACTGCATTGAACGGAGGACACACAAGGCCATATTCTGTACGTGAGTTTTATTAAATagagataaataaaaaataacaattgacTTCTAGCTAAAGTTACTCTCTGACGCATGTACATTCACACACTctcaaagcataaaaaaaacatctaggCAATTTATTTAGGTGTAATGTAAGATGAGTTAAAGTTGTCTTGGCATCAAAGTTTGTGGTGTATTTACAGTTGAAACCATGAATATAGGCCATTATGATCATTTTCAGGtatgtgtcacttatttgccgtGATTAGTAGGGAATTCCCCTTGTTGGTTTTGAAGACACTCGGTTGCtcccatattttttatttttttttgttggaatggTAATTAGTTCTTTTTCAAAATCAAAGCTTTTGTCCCACGTGCGTCTCACTCCGCATGTGCGCTTTCAAACAGTGCTTATAAGAAAAGCTTTTCGCACAAAGTGAGCATGTgaaaggtttttctcccgtgtgtATCCTCATGTGTCTACTCATGTTTTCGTTCCGGGAAAaacttttagcacaaaatgagCAGCTGAAgggtttctctcccgtgtgggtCCTTGCATGCGTTATCATGTGCGCCTTTTGAGAGAATCTGCGAGCGCAAAACGGGCAACTGACGCGTTTCTCACTGGTTTTCATCTGCAGGTTCGGATTGTGATCGGAGCAATTTTTTTGGGCACAAACGGGGCAGCTTAGATTTTTTTGGCGTATGCGCCGCCGCTCGCGAGTTGGGGACCTTTCCTCGGCGGCCATTTGAGTGCTTTTCGACTCCTCCGCGTCACCGGCGCAATCCGCGTCGCTACTCAAATGTTCGTCGGTGTCGTCGCTGTGTGACAGCGGAGCGAAGAGGTCGTCGGGCGGCGATTCCGTACGGCTATCTCCGTTCGGACCGCGATGCGACGGCTCGGCCGCTGTATCGCCATCGTCGTCGCAGTTGGCTGCGGAGACAGAAGAAGTCAGCGGCACGTTGATgtcgtcctcttcctccttaACATTCAGGGCCCGGGGATGCTCTTGCGCCAAAATGGAGCGACTCCCAATCGGCTGACGGACGTCTGCAAAGCACCAGCAATAGCCACACACATTACTCCAAAAGTCAAATTCAGTTTGAAAGcctcaaaacaactcaaaattagaattacagtttgtttgttttttacaattatgctgattttgtaattgtggagtgtaagaatcaaaattgtaattgaattttgattaattgcacatcccTCTATGATATTATCCCGATATGAACCTCAGATAcggtaattatcacaatattgtggggatgttgatgataattaactaatttgctcccaataacgtctaaatagtgttttttttaatgttttaagtgtcccaaagacgtatttatacgtttttttttgtttttttttatgttagagcatacagaaggctttgatgcatcctctcaactgcaaagaacggttgcagaaatggtagttattacacgaacagccagcaggtgccagcagagcaatggagatcaaccagggccatgttgaaaaaaaaaaagctcaattactcacaattctaaatgcacttgtgaaaactgattaaacttacctctcttctaatgcaaatgctgcgaaacggaaacagttagaaatatcttctttttttttccctgatgaaagcagagactgtaatctttcttttgacaggttccatgttttatagcaatagaacataatattccgtgggccttgcaaaatcagtccaaatccagtaaaacagccaggagcgaacgggattgcttctgtaaaaatgtctgggagtgaatgagttaaaagctcaCAATAACATCTATCTCAACCTCAATTCATTCCATAAAGTAGGTTGGCCGCTCTTGGCCATCTAGAATGACTCTGTAAACAGTAtcaatgtaacgatatccaaacatcaggatacgatattatcatgatattgtggggaggttggtgctacaaaaaaacaggtcacaatattgtaaaaaaaattagctcatactaaagaaacacacacacacaatattgtgcttttgtaaaatacagcaatgaaaaatataagtattatatatcaaaaatctataaatatatatattgaggcacttgcttgctATTGCAAGCACAaattgagttcctacacatgactcagttcacaagcaaattgttccccttcatctgaccattagcgtggtgGTGTTACTGAAAGCCCTAACAGTGCATTTTCAaacataagggccaaaacatgccttgtgaaaattaaattgcactaaaaaactagccatcagagggtgctagaactgcacaaatggaaatcaacctgatgtgctacttttaatattgcgacatgacgacgatgatatattgtgggaattctaatattgcgatatcacgatattccagttatcgttacatccctagtaaacagTGCGCAGGGTCACAAATTATCATTAGTCTATGTAATTCATAATGCTTTTTTGctaaaaaataatgtttgttttttggacgGAGATGTGCTGCTTTAAGATCGTaacatgacaatgacaatatCATGTTAATTTTAATACCACCATTGTTGTGACCTCCATATTGGCTGTCATCTGTAATGAGCAtctctttttttaatgggaTGTCGATTCAGGGcccaatatgattggctgcctACAGAGTTGAGAATGAGCACTTCTTATAAGGTAATTGACCCCAATTAACTTTTTGGAGAGCTGAGCAGTTATGGATGGAGAGAgggaacaagaaaaaaaaagaaaagaaaaaaaagaaaagaaaaaaaaaagacacttcaaaACACTGATGCATGTTTCTCTGATTAGTGTGCATTGtcgtacaaataaaaaataaaaatggtgccAGCGGGTACTAGTTAGCTCAAGGACAACATTGCAACAAATAACTCATTCTAAGAATGGGACACTTCAGGGTCTCAACAGTAGGTTACATATTTTAAAGCATGTTAAATAAATTATTCCAAAATCTCGTCCATGTGCTTTAGTGAGCTGCgttttatttaactttatttataatttcatttgtaaatgtttttacatggtgtactttttttgtactttagTAGAAGTAGATTTGAGTTACTTTGTCCACGACATGCACTAGATAAATAAAGCTAATACATTTTGCATGCCTTGCGTCTACGTTTGTGGTTTAAGGGTTTTCATGAGGGTTGAAAACAAGTTTGCCAGCCCCGTATTAAGCCGTTCAATAGAAATAATTTCGCGAGGACAGCATACCTTCGGTGCGTGgcaaaatgtgacttttgtaaACAGCTTCCAGTTGTCGTCGTTGTTCTTCGTTTTCCTCTCTGGCGCGACAAAGTTGCTCCTCGTACGCCGCAATGGTTCTTTCAAACAGGCCGAAGATTTCGTCAGCGGCCGCCATGAGGCGTTCCCTCACAAAGTCCTTCAACatgatgaaaatgtttgtttgtttttctttcagtttCTACACACGAGCTCGCAGCCCACACCTTACGTCTAGTCACCCCAGCTATCGTTTTCGACCGACTTCCGGTGTATTCTTCTTCGGTGGTGCTTTTATTGGAGCGGCAGCATCCGTGACATCGCACGACTGCCATCTCGTGGCCGTAAAGAAAACGGCTCAACGCAAGCGCCAGGAAGACAGAAAAGTCGCAAAGTTGCTACGCTTCATTGTGTGTAAATACAAATTTGTCCTTTTCTGTTGTGTTCATGTATTGTTTCATCTATTCCTCCGTACTTATAAGAATccccttttcatttttatttaatggcaTTTCAGTTTGCATTCTGTAACAGTATTCATATTAtcccacttgtttttttttcagaattaaataaaaaaaaattttttaaaacaagcaaAGAGGGAATCCAAATCGTTTAATTGCGAAGAATAAACAACAAATCCAGAACATTTTCACTTTGACAATTTATACCACCAACCGAACCAAGAGTGCATTTGAATCCTAGGACGTAACTACAAAAATGTCAGCAAAAGCCTCCTAGAACAGCTGAAACCAGCCCTAGCTTTAATATTTGCACAGCCATCATCATGAACGAAGTTTATTGGTAGCAATGGATAAAACAAGACCCTGTTGAGTTTTGTATAATTCGTTGAGTTCGGCATCATATCATCGCCGCCACTTGACTCAAAAGACCCCTTATGGTAACCAACCAACCTCCCCGCTAACGATTTCACACATCTCGGTacttaaatattttattgtcgGTCGTGTGTCAGCATATGTGCAGTCAAACTGTACTTGTAACAAAAGCTTTTACTACAAATggaacaggcaaaaggtttctctcctgtGTGTGTCCTGGTGTGTCTGTTCAAATCAGACTTATTCGCAAAGCTCTTATCACAATCTGAGCAACTAAAGGGTTTTCCTCCcgtgtgcgttctcatgtgtTTGTTCAAGTAGGTCTTGATTGAAAAGCTTTTCTCGCAAACGTCGCAAGTGAAATGTTTTTGTCCCGTGTGTGCTAAGGTGTGGGCGAGCAAAGAGGCTCTGACCGCAAACGTGTCGCCACAAATTGAACAACTGAACGGTTTTACTCCCGCGTGGGATCTCGTGTGTCTGTTCAAATCGGACTTGTTGGTGAAGCTTTTTTCACAAACGGAGCAACGgaaaggtttctctcccgtgtgcgtCCTCATGTGTTTGTTCAAGTATGTCTTAATGGAAAAGCTTTTATCGCAAACGGAGCAGGTGAAAGGTTTTTCTCCGGTGTGCGTCCTCAAGTGTTCGACCATATTTACCTGCTGCGTGAACGCTTTAGCGCAAACAGCGCAGCTGAAGGGCTTTTCTCCTCTGTGCGTTGTCCGGACATGTCGATTCATATCTGACTTTTTAATGAACCGTTGGCTGCAAACTGAGCAACCAAAAagtttttctcctgtgtgttTCTGCATGTGTGCATTCAAAACGCTCTCATAGAAAAACAttttgccacaaactgagcaggcaaaatctTTCCGTGCACGACATCGGCTGCGCGTTTGACCGCTTGTGTTGTTCGCGGTGGTCTCCTTTCCAGAGCCGTTCAAGTTTCTGTCGTCCCCTGCGCAGCGTGCGCCCCTATTCAAAAGCTTTTCGGCAGCGTGTGACGGCGGAGCCAAAAACGTGCCAGGTGGCGCTCCTCCACACTGCTCTCCGTTTGGGCCGCGATGATGAAACTGCGAGTCGTCTCTGTCGTCTTCGACCTTCACAACGATGACAGTCAGCGGCAACTCGCTCAcgtcaacctcctcctcttcctctttgatGCGAGGCGGCTGTGGATgcgtctcttcttcttctttcacgtGGGCCGGCGGcggttcctcctcttcctctttgatGTGGGGTGACTGCGGATGCTGCAATACGGAGCTCTCCCTTTGTGTTTGTGGTGGAAGTTGTTCATGACGACCCATCAGCTGCTGGACGCCTGTCGGACACAAGCAGCACGGGTGAATGTGAGTATTGACACAAAAAGATCATCTGGATGATTTTGCGTCTAATGCCCCCCTTACAACCAAAGTCCGCCAAGGCCTGAGTGTCTGAAGAAAATAGCTTATAAGCGAGCTGTTGCTTTGGACATTTGTCTCGAAGTAAATAAAGAGCAACACAGATTTCCCCATTCCCCTGCAGTATGAAGGTCAAGTCAATATTCTTCCTAATGTTGTGGTGATGTTAGATAAATGCTGGCAATACACTAAATTATATGCCAAAGTTCCACTCAATCAAtaatttacacattttatttaaaagcatTCAATGTGCCTCACACAAGCAAAAG belongs to Festucalex cinctus isolate MCC-2025b chromosome 5, RoL_Fcin_1.0, whole genome shotgun sequence and includes:
- the LOC144018706 gene encoding uncharacterized protein LOC144018706 — protein: MASFEEQVCQASDQNERRRHDDIFLAPIVLHMQGIYQLIGRQEILHQPQEHPLPSHIKEEEEEADVSHLPLTVVVVKSEDEAPERSRLHRPGPSGDGHGAAPADTLLTLLSHSHKTDGPLKRDADSKSDEKHSKQEAKLHKKTRPARTSAHAPKQPFTCSVCGRRLMKKSDMGIHMRTHTGEKNLSCSVCGDKFRHKVSLVAHTATHTGEKLFTCPFCNKNFSYKHRWKAHMRIHTGEKPFRCSVCNERFSHKYDLTRHERTHAREKRFSCSVCGESFAQKAGLIAHGTTHLENPFTCSVCGKRFAVKDNMSRHMRTHTGEKPYGCSFCGQKFAHKASLTAHTATHTGEKPYACSACGKNFSYKQNLNAHVRTHNGK
- the LOC144018708 gene encoding uncharacterized protein LOC144018708, translating into MLKDFVRERLMAAADEIFGLFERTIAAYEEQLCRAREENEEQRRQLEAVYKSHILPRTEDVRQPIGSRSILAQEHPRALNVKEEEDDINVPLTSSVSAANCDDDGDTAAEPSHRGPNGDSRTESPPDDLFAPLSHSDDTDEHLSSDADCAGDAEESKSTQMAAEERSPTRERRRIRQKNLSCPVCAQKNCSDHNPNLQMKTSEKRVSCPFCARRFSQKAHMITHARTHTGEKPFSCSFCAKSFSRNENMSRHMRIHTGEKPFTCSLCAKSFSYKHCLKAHMRSETHVGQKL
- the LOC144018703 gene encoding uncharacterized protein LOC144018703 isoform X1, with protein sequence MASSECRGTDETERQQEAIFLAPIVLHMQGVQQLMGRHEQLPPQTQRESSVLQHPQSPHIKEEEEEPPPAHVKEEEETHPQPPRIKEEEEEVDVSELPLTVIVVKVEDDRDDSQFHHRGPNGEQCGGAPPGTFLAPPSHAAEKLLNRGARCAGDDRNLNGSGKETTANNTSGQTRSRCRARKDFACSVCGKMFFYESVLNAHMQKHTGEKLFGCSVCSQRFIKKSDMNRHVRTTHRGEKPFSCAVCAKAFTQQVNMVEHLRTHTGEKPFTCSVCDKSFSIKTYLNKHMRTHTGEKPFRCSVCEKSFTNKSDLNRHTRSHAGVKPFSCSICGDTFAVRASLLAHTLAHTGQKHFTCDVCEKSFSIKTYLNKHMRTHTGGKPFSCSDCDKSFANKSDLNRHTRTHTGEKPFACSICSKSFCYKYSLTAHMLTHDRQ
- the LOC144018703 gene encoding uncharacterized protein LOC144018703 isoform X2; amino-acid sequence: MGRHEQLPPQTQRESSVLQHPQSPHIKEEEEEPPPAHVKEEEETHPQPPRIKEEEEEVDVSELPLTVIVVKVEDDRDDSQFHHRGPNGEQCGGAPPGTFLAPPSHAAEKLLNRGARCAGDDRNLNGSGKETTANNTSGQTRSRCRARKDFACSVCGKMFFYESVLNAHMQKHTGEKLFGCSVCSQRFIKKSDMNRHVRTTHRGEKPFSCAVCAKAFTQQVNMVEHLRTHTGEKPFTCSVCDKSFSIKTYLNKHMRTHTGEKPFRCSVCEKSFTNKSDLNRHTRSHAGVKPFSCSICGDTFAVRASLLAHTLAHTGQKHFTCDVCEKSFSIKTYLNKHMRTHTGGKPFSCSDCDKSFANKSDLNRHTRTHTGEKPFACSICSKSFCYKYSLTAHMLTHDRQ